In the genome of Candidatus Microbacterium phytovorans, one region contains:
- a CDS encoding S8 family serine peptidase, whose protein sequence is MSASPTNDAEVGGVSPRRPHASRAAAVVVAIGLIVLGSPATAGAAVLEHSPSATVRTPSATRAPEDVPAAEDEPDPAQEAEYWLDDYGIREAWKTTRGKGVTIAVIDTGIGKGPVEFDGAVVGGADFSGTGTPDGRSPVGAVDSNHGSWVGSLAASRGTGDGKGMLGVAPEASLLSISVGFGASAAVPFVDQVADAMRWAVDNGADVINLSFTTNTLEWDASWDSAFLYAFEHDVVVVVAAGNKGSGTDEVGAPATIPGVLTVGGVDRSGAASVEASTQGIAIGIMAPSEQLLGVSADGQLMIWNGTSGAAPIVAGVAALVRAAHPELDADNVINRLISTARSTPASRAQPELYGYGLMDAAAAVTEDVPLVSENPMGSLAEWIRLYRRAEATPQPTPTIAPAEIDPLPAPEAATKPGSPLLPSADTLRYGTVPLMGATLAAILVGLGVTAAARRVKSARTPRVPGR, encoded by the coding sequence ATGAGCGCGAGCCCGACGAACGATGCGGAGGTGGGAGGCGTGTCGCCTCGCCGGCCTCACGCGTCACGTGCGGCGGCTGTCGTCGTCGCGATCGGACTGATCGTGCTCGGTTCGCCCGCAACGGCCGGTGCCGCCGTCCTCGAGCACTCGCCGTCCGCGACGGTGCGCACGCCGTCGGCCACACGTGCGCCGGAGGACGTTCCCGCCGCGGAGGATGAACCCGACCCCGCGCAGGAGGCCGAGTACTGGCTCGACGACTACGGCATCCGCGAGGCCTGGAAGACGACGCGCGGCAAGGGCGTGACGATCGCCGTGATCGACACGGGGATCGGCAAGGGCCCGGTCGAGTTCGACGGCGCGGTCGTCGGCGGTGCGGACTTCTCGGGCACCGGCACCCCCGACGGACGCAGTCCCGTGGGCGCGGTGGATTCGAATCACGGCAGCTGGGTGGGCTCTCTTGCCGCCTCCCGGGGCACCGGCGACGGCAAGGGCATGCTGGGCGTGGCCCCCGAGGCATCCCTGCTGTCGATCTCGGTCGGTTTCGGTGCGTCGGCGGCCGTGCCGTTCGTCGATCAGGTCGCTGACGCGATGAGGTGGGCCGTCGACAACGGCGCGGACGTCATCAACCTCTCCTTCACGACGAACACGCTCGAGTGGGATGCCAGCTGGGACAGCGCGTTCCTCTACGCCTTCGAGCACGACGTCGTCGTCGTCGTCGCGGCGGGCAACAAGGGGAGCGGCACCGATGAAGTCGGCGCACCCGCGACGATCCCCGGCGTGCTCACGGTCGGCGGCGTCGACCGCAGTGGCGCCGCGAGCGTGGAGGCATCGACGCAGGGCATCGCGATCGGGATCATGGCGCCCAGCGAGCAGCTCCTCGGGGTCTCCGCAGACGGGCAGCTCATGATCTGGAACGGCACGAGCGGCGCAGCTCCCATCGTCGCCGGCGTGGCTGCGCTCGTCCGTGCGGCGCACCCCGAGTTGGATGCCGACAACGTCATCAATCGGCTGATCTCCACCGCCCGGTCCACCCCGGCGTCGCGAGCCCAGCCTGAGCTCTACGGGTACGGACTGATGGATGCCGCCGCGGCCGTGACCGAGGACGTGCCGCTCGTATCGGAGAACCCGATGGGGAGTCTTGCGGAGTGGATTCGCCTGTATCGGCGCGCCGAGGCCACCCCGCAGCCGACCCCGACGATCGCCCCGGCGGAGATAGATCCGCTGCCGGCGCCGGAGGCGGCGACCAAGCCGGGATCGCCGCTCCTGCCCAGTGCGGACACCCTTCGGTACGGCACCGTGCCGCTCATGGGTGCCACGCTGGCCGCTATACTGGTGGGGCTCGGCGTCACTGCTGCTGCCCGGCGAGTTAAATCGGCACGCACCCCTCGCGTGCCGGGCCGTTGA
- a CDS encoding DUF501 domain-containing protein — MREQLGRPMRGVVGVAARCVCGNPTVVATEPRLPDGTPFPTFYYLTHPGATAAMSALEATQVMRELSEILAEDDDVASAYAAAHAAYLADRSIYGDVAEIEGISAGGMPTRVKCLHALAAHALAAGPGVNPIGDLALDRGDWSPAVCTCAVPGTAA; from the coding sequence ATGCGCGAGCAGCTCGGCCGTCCCATGCGCGGTGTCGTCGGTGTTGCGGCGCGGTGCGTCTGCGGCAATCCGACCGTCGTGGCGACCGAGCCCCGGTTGCCCGATGGCACGCCGTTCCCGACGTTCTACTACCTCACGCATCCCGGCGCGACGGCGGCGATGAGCGCTCTCGAGGCGACCCAGGTGATGCGCGAGCTCTCCGAGATCCTCGCGGAAGACGACGACGTGGCATCCGCGTACGCCGCCGCCCACGCGGCGTACCTCGCCGACCGTTCGATCTATGGCGACGTCGCCGAGATCGAGGGCATCTCGGCGGGCGGGATGCCGACCCGTGTCAAGTGTCTGCATGCCCTCGCGGCGCATGCCCTCGCGGCAGGGCCGGGGGTCAACCCCATCGGTGACCTCGCCCTCGACCGAGGGGACTGGTCGCCGGCGGTGTGCACGTGCGCGGTGCCGGGGACGGCGGCATGA
- a CDS encoding septum formation initiator family protein encodes MTTEGAGRSTAPAPSSRRVDVRDWVGGVRLSAFTGIMLGLVVLAAFVLVPSVGTYLDQRNQIAALERSVQVTKEEVVALEAERERWADPAYITSQARERLYYVRPGEVVYLVDDDLPDSAIPPEQAAVSDEVQETRNDWMSQLLRSVTGAGLAQTASSGD; translated from the coding sequence ATGACGACAGAGGGAGCCGGACGCAGCACTGCGCCGGCTCCCTCTTCGCGTCGCGTCGACGTGCGCGATTGGGTCGGCGGTGTGCGCCTGTCGGCGTTCACCGGGATCATGCTGGGCCTCGTCGTGCTCGCGGCCTTCGTGCTCGTGCCGAGCGTGGGCACCTACCTCGATCAGCGCAATCAGATCGCCGCGCTGGAGCGCTCCGTGCAGGTCACGAAGGAAGAGGTCGTGGCTCTCGAGGCGGAGCGGGAGCGGTGGGCCGACCCTGCCTACATCACGTCGCAGGCCCGGGAGCGGCTGTACTACGTGCGTCCGGGGGAAGTGGTGTACCTCGTTGACGACGATCTCCCGGACAGCGCCATCCCGCCCGAGCAGGCTGCGGTCAGCGACGAGGTCCAGGAGACCCGCAACGACTGGATGTCGCAGTTGCTCCGGTCGGTCACCGGCGCGGGACTCGCGCAGACGGCGTCGTCCGGCGACTGA
- the eno gene encoding phosphopyruvate hydratase — translation MALIEAVGAREILDSRGNPTVEVEVLLDDGIVQRAAVPSGASTGAFEAYELRDGDKSRYSGKGVLKAVAAVIDELGPAIEGVEASEQRIVDEILIETDGTENKSRTGANAILGVSLAVAKAAADSADLPLFRYIGGPNAHVLPVPLFNVINGGEHADNGIDFQEYFLAPIGADTYAESLRWGTEVYHVLKGELKAAGFATGLGDEGGFAPDLPSNREGLDFLMKAIEKAGFTPGTDIAVGLDVAATEFFDNGVYTVEGKAWSADQLTEYFADLVANYPIVTIEDALAEDDWDAWKNLTDALGSKVQLVGDDLFVTNPTRLQKGIDLGVGNALLVKVNQIGTLSETLDAIAVATQNGYRSMLSHRSGETEDTTIADLAVAVNAGQIKTGAPARSERVAKYNQLLRIEEELGDAAVFAGRGAFPRFKG, via the coding sequence GTGGCACTGATCGAGGCTGTAGGCGCACGCGAGATCCTGGATTCGCGTGGCAACCCGACCGTCGAGGTGGAGGTGCTGCTCGACGACGGAATCGTCCAGCGCGCCGCCGTCCCCTCCGGCGCATCCACCGGCGCCTTCGAGGCGTACGAACTGCGCGACGGCGACAAGAGCCGGTACAGCGGCAAGGGCGTGCTCAAGGCCGTCGCAGCCGTCATCGACGAACTCGGCCCCGCCATCGAGGGTGTCGAGGCCAGCGAGCAGCGCATCGTCGACGAGATCCTCATCGAGACCGACGGCACCGAGAACAAGTCGCGCACCGGCGCGAACGCGATCCTCGGCGTCTCCCTCGCCGTCGCGAAGGCGGCCGCCGACAGCGCCGACCTTCCCCTCTTCCGCTACATCGGCGGACCGAACGCGCACGTGCTGCCCGTGCCGCTCTTCAACGTCATCAACGGCGGCGAGCACGCCGACAACGGCATCGACTTCCAGGAGTACTTCCTCGCCCCGATCGGAGCCGACACCTACGCGGAGTCGCTGCGCTGGGGCACCGAGGTCTACCACGTCCTCAAGGGCGAGCTGAAGGCCGCCGGGTTCGCGACGGGTCTCGGCGACGAGGGCGGTTTCGCCCCCGACCTTCCGTCCAACCGCGAGGGTCTCGACTTCCTCATGAAGGCGATCGAGAAGGCCGGCTTCACGCCGGGCACGGACATCGCCGTCGGCCTCGACGTCGCCGCGACCGAGTTCTTCGACAACGGCGTGTACACCGTCGAGGGCAAGGCGTGGTCGGCCGACCAGCTCACCGAGTACTTCGCCGACCTCGTCGCGAACTACCCGATCGTCACGATCGAGGACGCGCTCGCCGAGGACGACTGGGATGCATGGAAGAACCTCACCGACGCCCTCGGCTCGAAGGTGCAGCTCGTCGGAGACGACCTCTTCGTCACCAACCCGACCCGCCTGCAGAAGGGCATCGACCTCGGCGTCGGCAACGCGCTGCTGGTGAAGGTGAACCAGATCGGCACGCTGTCGGAGACGCTCGACGCGATCGCCGTGGCGACGCAGAACGGCTACCGCTCGATGCTGTCGCACCGTTCAGGCGAGACCGAGGACACGACGATCGCCGACCTCGCGGTCGCGGTCAACGCGGGTCAGATCAAGACCGGCGCACCGGCGCGCAGCGAGCGCGTCGCGAAGTACAACCAGCTCCTGCGCATCGAGGAGGAGCTCGGCGACGCCGCGGTCTTCGCCGGTCGCGGCGCGTTCCCGCGCTTCAAGGGCTGA
- a CDS encoding O-methyltransferase produces MTHRDPTPEAWRAVDRYFTETLVGHDAALDAAVADQGAAGLPAIEVAPVNGKLLHLLARISGARRVLEVGTLGGYSTIWLARGIPDGGRVVTIEAEPANAAVARANIDRAGVGEKVDIRVGRGEDVLPALAGEEPFDLVFIDADKESNTLYLDWAARLGREGTVVVVDNVGRGGEVANRGTTSSQVIGTQRGLAMLGDDPRFDATALQTLDAKGWDGVALAVVVRPGER; encoded by the coding sequence ATGACCCACCGTGATCCTACCCCCGAGGCCTGGCGCGCCGTCGACCGCTACTTCACCGAGACCCTCGTGGGCCATGACGCAGCTCTCGACGCTGCCGTCGCCGATCAGGGAGCGGCCGGGCTCCCCGCGATCGAAGTGGCGCCCGTCAACGGGAAGCTCTTGCACCTGCTGGCGCGGATCAGCGGCGCACGGCGCGTGCTGGAGGTCGGCACGCTCGGGGGGTATTCCACGATCTGGCTGGCCCGCGGCATCCCCGACGGCGGCCGGGTGGTCACGATCGAGGCGGAGCCGGCCAATGCCGCGGTCGCTCGAGCGAACATCGACCGCGCCGGGGTAGGGGAGAAGGTCGACATCCGCGTGGGTCGCGGTGAGGACGTACTCCCCGCGCTCGCCGGCGAGGAGCCGTTCGACCTGGTCTTCATCGACGCCGACAAGGAGTCCAACACGCTGTACCTCGACTGGGCCGCCCGTCTCGGACGCGAGGGGACGGTGGTGGTCGTCGACAACGTCGGACGCGGCGGAGAAGTGGCGAATCGGGGAACGACGTCGTCGCAGGTGATCGGCACGCAGCGCGGACTCGCGATGCTCGGCGACGATCCCCGGTTCGATGCGACGGCGCTCCAGACCCTGGATGCCAAGGGGTGGGACGGCGTCGCGCTCGCGGTGGTCGTGCGTCCGGGGGAGCGATGA
- the hisS gene encoding histidine--tRNA ligase, translated as MRDFLPADKARRERVLAVIRERYRAHGFDEIETPVVEEYARLHAGIGGDNEKLAFTVLKRGLDADSIRAAADDPGALSDLGLRYDLTVPLARFYASHRAELPTVFRAIQIAPVWRAERPQKGRYRQFVQCDIDIIGDASARAEAELVTASLDTLDALGLEGGWLRINDRRLLDWMLDSFGFTAEERPGVLITIDKLDKIGPEGVAEELRSRGAADSAVDAFAAFLRRPRTLQHLPFGEEHVRAELPEGAPDEVVAHLVGIGAAVAAARHSDGQAAADVPLRYDPFLVRGMGYYTGTIFELAHPSVDYSLGGGGRYDGMIGRFLGQEVPAVGFSFGFERLVELVDLATDAAASAVVLVHDRDVPVAELLALKAALVAEGSRVRLEQRTKNLKALLERSAADGYTAFATVAAGQARDALELKPLS; from the coding sequence ATGCGCGACTTCCTTCCCGCCGACAAGGCCCGCCGTGAGCGCGTGCTCGCCGTCATCCGCGAGCGCTACCGCGCGCACGGCTTCGACGAGATCGAGACCCCTGTCGTGGAGGAGTACGCCCGACTCCACGCCGGCATCGGCGGCGACAACGAGAAGCTCGCGTTCACGGTGCTCAAGCGAGGACTGGATGCCGACAGCATCCGCGCCGCCGCCGACGACCCCGGGGCGCTCTCCGACCTGGGGCTGCGGTACGACTTGACGGTTCCCCTCGCTCGCTTCTACGCGAGCCACCGCGCGGAGCTCCCGACGGTGTTCCGGGCCATTCAGATCGCCCCCGTGTGGCGCGCGGAGCGCCCCCAGAAGGGTCGCTACCGACAGTTCGTCCAGTGCGACATCGACATCATCGGCGACGCGTCGGCGCGCGCGGAGGCCGAGCTCGTGACCGCGAGCCTCGACACTCTCGATGCACTCGGGCTCGAGGGAGGCTGGCTGCGGATCAACGACCGGCGCCTGCTGGACTGGATGCTCGACTCCTTCGGCTTCACGGCGGAGGAGCGTCCGGGCGTTCTCATCACGATCGACAAGCTCGACAAGATCGGTCCCGAGGGGGTGGCAGAGGAGCTCCGTTCGCGTGGCGCCGCCGACTCCGCCGTCGACGCGTTCGCCGCGTTCCTGCGGCGCCCGCGCACGCTGCAGCATCTGCCGTTCGGTGAGGAGCACGTTCGCGCCGAGCTGCCCGAGGGGGCGCCCGACGAGGTCGTCGCCCACCTCGTCGGCATCGGCGCCGCCGTGGCGGCGGCCCGTCACTCCGACGGGCAGGCCGCCGCCGACGTGCCCTTGCGCTACGACCCGTTCCTCGTCCGCGGCATGGGCTACTACACGGGCACCATCTTCGAGTTGGCACACCCGTCGGTCGACTACTCGCTCGGCGGCGGCGGGCGCTACGACGGCATGATCGGGCGCTTCCTCGGCCAGGAGGTTCCCGCGGTCGGCTTCTCGTTCGGTTTCGAGCGCCTGGTCGAGCTCGTGGACCTGGCGACGGATGCCGCGGCATCCGCCGTCGTCCTCGTCCACGATCGTGACGTGCCGGTCGCCGAGCTCCTCGCCCTGAAGGCGGCTCTCGTGGCGGAGGGGTCGCGCGTGCGGCTGGAGCAGCGCACCAAGAACCTCAAGGCGCTCCTGGAGCGCTCGGCGGCCGACGGGTACACCGCGTTCGCGACGGTGGCCGCCGGTCAGGCTCGCGACGCGCTGGAGCTCAAGCCGCTGTCGTGA
- a CDS encoding MazG family protein, protein MASSSTFDHDRLSPADPLREAAETMRVVRERCVWSARITHDDLVPYLVEESAELIDAVEAGSRADLREELGDLLWQVLFHAAVASQAAEEPFDIDDVARGLTEKMVRRHPHVFGDAVATTPEEVLVHWNAAKAAEKRTRTSVLDGVSSHMPSLALAQKLLGRAAAVIEPPAAPVGQPSSEEELGDALLGLVAQARGQGWDAERALRRRLRELESAVRAAEADAPGR, encoded by the coding sequence ATGGCATCATCGTCGACTTTCGATCACGACCGTCTGAGCCCGGCCGATCCGCTGCGTGAAGCGGCCGAGACGATGCGCGTGGTGCGGGAGCGATGCGTGTGGAGCGCCCGGATCACGCACGACGACCTCGTGCCGTATCTCGTCGAGGAGTCGGCCGAGCTGATCGACGCGGTGGAGGCGGGCTCGAGGGCCGACCTCCGCGAGGAGCTCGGCGACCTGCTGTGGCAGGTGCTGTTCCACGCGGCCGTCGCCTCGCAGGCGGCGGAGGAGCCGTTCGACATCGACGATGTCGCCCGCGGTCTCACCGAGAAGATGGTGCGACGGCATCCGCACGTCTTCGGCGATGCCGTGGCCACCACGCCCGAAGAGGTGCTCGTGCACTGGAATGCGGCCAAGGCGGCCGAGAAGCGCACGCGCACGAGCGTGCTCGACGGCGTGTCTTCGCACATGCCGTCGCTCGCCCTCGCTCAGAAGCTGCTGGGCCGGGCCGCCGCGGTGATCGAGCCGCCGGCGGCACCGGTGGGCCAGCCGTCGTCGGAGGAGGAGCTCGGCGACGCCCTGCTCGGACTCGTCGCCCAGGCGCGCGGGCAGGGGTGGGATGCCGAGCGGGCACTGCGGCGGCGCCTGCGGGAGCTCGAGTCGGCGGTACGCGCAGCTGAGGCCGACGCTCCCGGTCGGTAA
- a CDS encoding Na+/H+ antiporter NhaA encodes MRLLRSARFPALLLLLAAVVGLVLANSPWGDAAQAVKGTYLTIPGVVELSVGHWISDGLLAIFFFVAAVELQYELTSGRLNSPRTALQPAIAAAGGVLVPIGVYLLVAGGTEAARGWPIPTATDIAFALGVLAVFGKGLPAGLRVFLLALAILDDIVGIVFIAVLFTSDVDLLRLVLAAVGLVVFRLLSRVLDTSTRPLLVVALVVVAVLVWWLVLTSGVHATIAGVALGLVMAQQPALRARHAIEPWVNAIVLPVFALSAALVAIPAVSPTQLSPAFWAVLLALPVGKIVGIALAGAMAQRVAHVPGAPRLAFGDLLAAGALGGIGFTVSLLLSELSFAGDAAVRDQATLGVLAGSLVSLVLAAILVSWRAWHHRRLSITTV; translated from the coding sequence ATGCGCCTGTTGCGTTCCGCCCGGTTCCCCGCCCTCCTCCTGCTGCTGGCCGCTGTGGTCGGTCTCGTGCTCGCCAATTCCCCGTGGGGGGATGCCGCGCAAGCGGTGAAGGGCACGTACCTGACGATTCCCGGTGTCGTCGAACTCTCCGTCGGTCACTGGATCTCCGACGGGCTGCTCGCGATCTTCTTCTTCGTCGCGGCCGTCGAACTGCAGTACGAACTCACGAGCGGCCGGCTGAACTCCCCGCGCACCGCCCTCCAACCGGCGATCGCCGCCGCCGGCGGTGTGCTCGTCCCCATCGGGGTCTATCTGCTGGTGGCGGGCGGCACCGAGGCGGCGCGCGGCTGGCCGATCCCCACGGCCACCGACATCGCGTTCGCGCTCGGTGTGCTGGCGGTCTTCGGCAAGGGGCTGCCGGCCGGACTGCGCGTCTTCCTGCTGGCTCTCGCGATCCTCGACGACATCGTCGGCATCGTCTTCATCGCGGTGCTGTTCACCTCCGACGTGGATCTGCTGCGCCTCGTGCTCGCCGCCGTAGGGCTCGTGGTCTTCCGCCTCCTCAGCAGGGTCCTCGACACCTCGACCCGGCCCCTCCTCGTCGTCGCCCTCGTGGTCGTCGCAGTCCTCGTGTGGTGGCTCGTGCTCACCTCCGGTGTCCACGCGACCATCGCGGGCGTGGCGCTCGGGCTCGTGATGGCGCAGCAGCCCGCGCTGCGCGCGCGGCACGCGATCGAGCCCTGGGTGAACGCGATCGTGCTGCCCGTGTTCGCGCTGTCCGCCGCGCTCGTCGCCATCCCGGCGGTGTCGCCGACCCAGCTCTCGCCCGCCTTCTGGGCCGTGCTGCTCGCGCTGCCGGTCGGGAAGATCGTCGGCATCGCGCTCGCGGGCGCGATGGCCCAGCGCGTCGCGCACGTGCCGGGGGCGCCCCGACTCGCGTTCGGCGATCTCCTCGCCGCCGGAGCCCTCGGTGGCATCGGCTTCACGGTGTCGCTCCTGCTCTCCGAACTCTCGTTCGCGGGCGACGCCGCGGTGCGCGATCAGGCCACCCTCGGCGTGCTCGCGGGGTCGCTCGTGTCGCTCGTCCTCGCCGCGATCCTCGTATCGTGGCGGGCATGGCATCATCGTCGACTTTCGATCACGACCGTCTGA
- a CDS encoding phosphoenolpyruvate carboxylase codes for MRELTRTEAIDLVGRGEAEQELPERMRADVRLLGGLLGQVLRESGSPGLFEDVERLRLATIAAYTDDSPEAFERAAAIAESFSVERADEVARAFTVYFHLVNLAEEHQRVRVLKERDGRPDKEEVTDSVAAAFVRLAAEVGDDTALDRLQNMRFHPVFTAHPTEARRRAVSSSIRRLAALLGEHDDALRGGADERRAERRMIEEVDTLWRTAPLRAEKPTPVDEVRAIMAVFDETLYTAVPHVYRRVDDALQGPGAGNRAPVVRPFVRLGTWVGGDRDGNPFVTASVTKKAAAIAAEHILLGLERTAERIARSLTLAADTTPPSPALQALLQRLAAADEEGATDAVKRATGEPHKRAMLLITRRLVATRRRDADLAYRDPEHLLADLRTVQDSLVAAHAARQAYGHLQQLIWQVETFGFHLAELEVRQHSAVHAKVLAECEAAGQGGESGGALSTQAEEVLEVFRTIAHVQERYGPRAAGRYIVSFTQSAADLAAVHRLARYAVGPSGTPPVLDVIPLFETFADLQAAPGIMAEVVQQPEFAARLEATGRRLEVMLGYSDSSKDVGPVAANLALYEAQAEIAAWAQEVGIRLTLFHGRGGALGRGGGPANSAILAQPPHSVDGRFKLTEQGEVIFARYGDAAIAMRHIDQVAAAVLLASAPSIERRNRDAAERFAGVAATMDTASRERFFSLVKAPGFAPWFATVTPMEEIGLLALGSRPARRGLSVESLEDLRAIPWVFAWSQARINLAGWFGLGTALDAVGDVDLLRQAYEEWPLLRTVIDNVGMSLAKADTRIARRYLDLGDRDDLAELVMTEMELTRSWVVRITGGDELLSNRPVLQRAVKMRDPYVDALSLLQLRALRVLRSEETSAPEWQRLLLLSVSGVAAGLQNTG; via the coding sequence ATGCGTGAACTCACCCGGACCGAAGCGATCGACCTCGTCGGACGCGGCGAGGCCGAACAGGAACTCCCCGAGCGGATGCGCGCCGACGTCCGCCTGCTCGGCGGACTCCTCGGCCAGGTGCTGCGCGAGAGCGGTTCGCCGGGCCTCTTCGAGGACGTCGAGCGACTGCGCCTCGCGACGATCGCCGCCTACACCGACGACTCCCCCGAGGCGTTCGAGCGCGCCGCCGCGATCGCGGAGTCGTTCTCCGTCGAGCGCGCCGACGAGGTCGCGCGCGCCTTCACGGTGTACTTCCACCTCGTGAACCTCGCCGAGGAGCACCAACGAGTGCGGGTGCTGAAGGAGCGCGACGGGCGTCCCGACAAGGAGGAGGTCACCGATTCGGTCGCCGCCGCCTTCGTGCGCCTCGCCGCCGAGGTGGGCGACGACACGGCGCTGGACCGTCTCCAGAACATGCGCTTCCACCCCGTCTTCACGGCTCACCCGACGGAGGCCCGCCGCCGCGCCGTGTCGTCGAGCATCCGCCGCCTGGCCGCGCTCCTCGGCGAGCACGACGACGCGCTCCGCGGTGGTGCCGACGAACGCCGCGCCGAGCGCCGGATGATCGAAGAGGTCGACACGCTCTGGCGCACCGCACCGCTGCGCGCGGAGAAGCCCACCCCCGTCGACGAGGTGCGTGCCATCATGGCCGTCTTCGACGAGACGCTGTACACCGCCGTGCCGCACGTCTACCGCCGCGTCGACGACGCGCTGCAGGGGCCGGGTGCGGGCAACCGCGCGCCCGTCGTGCGCCCGTTCGTGCGCCTGGGCACGTGGGTCGGCGGCGACCGCGACGGCAACCCGTTCGTCACGGCATCCGTCACGAAGAAGGCGGCGGCGATCGCGGCCGAGCACATCCTCCTGGGGCTCGAGCGCACGGCCGAGCGCATCGCCCGCAGCCTCACCCTCGCCGCCGACACCACCCCGCCGAGCCCGGCGCTGCAGGCACTCCTCCAGCGTCTCGCCGCCGCCGACGAGGAGGGCGCGACGGATGCCGTCAAGCGCGCGACCGGCGAACCGCACAAGCGGGCGATGCTGCTCATCACACGGCGCCTCGTCGCCACGCGCCGCCGCGACGCCGATCTTGCCTACCGCGACCCCGAGCACCTGCTGGCCGATCTGCGCACCGTCCAGGACTCCCTCGTGGCCGCACACGCCGCCCGCCAGGCCTACGGCCACCTGCAGCAGCTCATCTGGCAGGTCGAGACGTTCGGATTCCACCTGGCCGAACTCGAGGTGCGCCAGCACTCCGCTGTGCACGCGAAGGTGCTCGCCGAGTGCGAGGCCGCGGGTCAGGGCGGCGAGTCCGGCGGGGCGCTGAGCACGCAGGCCGAAGAGGTGCTCGAAGTCTTCCGGACGATCGCGCACGTGCAGGAACGCTACGGCCCGCGCGCGGCGGGGCGGTACATCGTCTCGTTCACGCAGTCCGCCGCCGATCTCGCCGCGGTGCACCGCCTCGCGCGGTACGCCGTCGGCCCGTCGGGCACCCCGCCGGTGCTGGACGTCATCCCGCTGTTCGAGACGTTCGCCGACCTTCAGGCCGCGCCGGGGATCATGGCCGAAGTCGTGCAGCAGCCCGAGTTCGCCGCCCGGCTGGAGGCCACGGGCCGACGCCTGGAGGTCATGCTCGGCTACTCCGACTCGTCGAAGGACGTCGGCCCCGTCGCCGCCAACCTCGCCCTGTACGAAGCGCAGGCGGAGATCGCCGCGTGGGCGCAGGAGGTCGGCATCCGTCTCACGCTGTTCCACGGCCGTGGCGGCGCCCTCGGACGCGGCGGCGGTCCCGCCAACTCGGCCATCCTCGCCCAGCCGCCGCATTCGGTCGACGGCCGCTTCAAGCTCACGGAGCAGGGCGAGGTCATCTTCGCCCGCTACGGCGACGCGGCGATCGCCATGCGCCACATCGATCAAGTGGCCGCCGCCGTGCTGCTGGCCTCGGCGCCGTCGATCGAGCGTCGCAACCGCGACGCCGCGGAGCGGTTCGCCGGCGTCGCGGCGACGATGGACACCGCGTCGCGCGAGCGCTTCTTCTCACTCGTGAAGGCGCCCGGCTTCGCCCCGTGGTTCGCGACGGTCACGCCCATGGAGGAGATCGGACTGCTCGCGCTCGGGTCCCGTCCCGCCCGCCGCGGGCTGTCGGTGGAGTCGCTGGAAGACCTCCGCGCGATCCCGTGGGTGTTCGCGTGGTCGCAGGCGCGCATCAACCTCGCCGGCTGGTTCGGGCTGGGGACGGCACTGGATGCCGTCGGCGATGTCGACCTGCTCCGGCAGGCCTACGAGGAGTGGCCGCTGCTTCGCACCGTGATCGACAACGTCGGCATGAGCCTGGCGAAGGCGGACACCCGGATCGCCCGCCGCTACCTCGACCTCGGCGACCGCGACGATCTCGCCGAGCTGGTCATGACCGAGATGGAGCTCACCCGCTCGTGGGTGGTCCGCATCACGGGCGGCGACGAGCTGCTGTCGAACCGACCCGTGCTGCAGCGCGCGGTGAAAATGCGCGACCCGTACGTCGATGCGCTCTCGCTCCTGCAGCTGCGCGCCCTGCGGGTCCTGCGCTCGGAGGAGACCTCGGCGCCGGAGTGGCAGCGGCTGCTCCTCCTGTCGGTGTCGGGCGTCGCGGCCGGCCTGCAGAACACGGGCTGA
- a CDS encoding gamma carbonic anhydrase family protein, with translation MRFEHLGAQPRIHPDAVVAETAVVSGDVTIGAGCQVLHGAVITADGGAVTLGEHVIVMENALIRGAAAHPVHIGSHVLVGPMASISGATVEDEVFLATGVRIFNGARIGTHSEVRINAVVHLRTVLPPETVVPIGWVAVGAPAQVLPPDRHDEIWALQHDLDFPGYVFGLDRGTPDLMVQLTERYGSSLARHADDRRVD, from the coding sequence ATGCGATTCGAGCACCTCGGGGCGCAGCCCCGCATCCACCCCGACGCCGTCGTCGCCGAGACGGCGGTCGTGTCGGGCGACGTGACGATCGGCGCCGGATGCCAGGTGCTCCACGGCGCGGTGATCACGGCCGACGGCGGGGCGGTGACCCTCGGCGAGCACGTCATCGTGATGGAGAACGCGCTCATCCGCGGGGCGGCGGCCCATCCCGTCCACATCGGGTCGCACGTGCTGGTGGGTCCGATGGCGAGCATCTCCGGCGCGACGGTCGAGGACGAGGTGTTCCTCGCCACCGGGGTGCGCATCTTCAACGGCGCGCGGATCGGCACCCACAGCGAAGTGCGCATCAACGCCGTCGTGCACCTGCGAACGGTGCTCCCGCCCGAGACGGTCGTGCCGATCGGCTGGGTCGCCGTCGGTGCTCCGGCGCAGGTGCTTCCGCCCGATCGTCACGACGAGATCTGGGCGCTGCAGCACGACCTCGACTTCCCGGGCTATGTGTTCGGGCTCGACCGCGGGACGCCCGACCTCATGGTGCAGCTCACCGAGCGGTACGGATCGTCGCTGGCCCGCCACGCCGACGACCGACGCGTGGACTGA